From the genome of Paucidesulfovibrio gracilis DSM 16080, one region includes:
- a CDS encoding class I SAM-dependent methyltransferase, whose protein sequence is MTWDPEKYEQWFTTTAGAVALDCERRLLDFMVAGWPRRGTRLLEIGCGTGLFLESLWQKGFNVTGVDRSLSMVEAARKRMGKRAEIETANGECLPFRAGKFDFVILWTVLEFSSDPAAMLREATRVAEQGVLIGFLNRWSLYYLSNGRNPQKSLGRAHWFSWPEMRRLIKVNVGRPAEHAFSVLPGPVSSWKKSMPFRLLNSRCIPPWFGAFTAARVDFKDQTPLTPIASWTHGSQAG, encoded by the coding sequence ATGACCTGGGATCCTGAAAAATACGAACAGTGGTTCACCACAACCGCCGGAGCCGTGGCGCTGGATTGCGAACGGCGACTGCTTGACTTCATGGTGGCCGGCTGGCCCAGACGCGGCACGCGACTATTGGAAATCGGCTGTGGAACAGGACTGTTTTTGGAATCTTTGTGGCAAAAAGGCTTCAACGTCACAGGCGTTGACCGCTCCCTGAGCATGGTCGAGGCCGCACGAAAACGCATGGGAAAACGCGCGGAAATTGAAACAGCCAACGGAGAATGCCTGCCCTTCCGGGCCGGGAAATTCGATTTCGTGATCCTCTGGACCGTGCTGGAATTCAGCAGTGACCCCGCCGCCATGCTGCGCGAAGCAACACGCGTTGCCGAACAAGGCGTGCTCATCGGCTTTCTGAATCGCTGGTCCTTGTACTACCTCAGCAACGGAAGAAATCCACAAAAAAGCCTGGGACGCGCCCACTGGTTCAGCTGGCCGGAAATGCGGCGGCTCATCAAAGTCAATGTGGGGCGACCCGCAGAGCACGCCTTTTCCGTGCTGCCCGGTCCCGTCAGCTCCTGGAAAAAAAGTATGCCCTTCCGATTGCTGAACTCACGCTGCATCCCGCCATGGTTCGGAGCCTTCACCGCTGCCCGGGTCGACTTCAAAGACCAAACACCACTTACGCCCATCGCCTCCTGGACACACGGATCACAGGCCGGCTGA
- a CDS encoding thioredoxin domain-containing protein: MPECARVGGLVKDFTLDAFDPEEGGFTRVTRSELQHRGKWTVLFFCPAKLVTRAKKR, translated from the coding sequence TTGCCCGAGTGCGCCCGTGTGGGCGGGCTGGTCAAGGACTTCACGCTCGACGCCTTTGATCCGGAAGAGGGTGGATTCACCCGCGTGACCCGCTCGGAATTGCAACACCGAGGAAAATGGACCGTACTCTTTTTCTGCCCCGCCAAATTGGTCACCCGGGCAAAAAAACGCTGA
- a CDS encoding insulinase family protein, translating into MAKKHGFRLIAEREVPEISSRALLYEHERTGGQVLSMVNSDENKVFGISFRTTPADSTGLPHILEHSVLCGSRKYPVKEPFVELLKGSLQTFLNAMTFPDKTCYPVASANAQDFYNLVDVYLDAVFFPRLTRNVLRQEGWHYEQKDAGEPLTCKGVVYNEMKGAYSSPDSLLYEYSQHAVFPDTAYSLDSGGDPDVIPQLSFERFMAFHREHYHPSNAFAFFWGNDDPEKRLAVLDEYFDRFEQGEPGRMVRLQPPFAAPQTVTRHYPSSGEGRSMVTVNFGLPETSDPDLNLALNVLEHLLIGLPSSPLRKALLDSGLGEDITGVGLETDIRQMYFSTGLKGVALEDVDKVEDLVLDTLRQIVEQGAHPHDVEAALNSEEFALRENNTGNYPRGMSAMFRGLSTWLYGGNPVDIIAFEGPLLRLKERVGSGEAVFEKIIQEHFLDNPHRVTLKLFPDPELAEKVRRKERERLEDVRQSMTEEEQARLRDIADHLREQQSKPDDPEKLAAIPRLSPSDLPPRNQIIPLESYERDESCTLLHDLDTSGILYLDLGFDLCRLPERLLPYVPLFGRALLEMGTEHSDYVTLTKRIARKTGGIEPMTYAAPTLLTDAPCVSKLFLRCKCTVDRADELFSILLEVLTQCRMDNKDRFRQMVLEAKARAEQRMIPSGHNAVAARLRAGMHEAGLTNELMHGVTNLFYLRELAQRVENDFPAVLRDLQEMRELLFSRNNLIINVTASEDDFAEIMPGITSLTRALPDAMNPRLERTPCSYPEREALILPAQVNYVGKGANLRELGMEFNGAANAVSKFLRAGFLWDQVRVLGGAYGAFCMFDIFSGTLCFVSYRDPNLDNTLRVFDHVGSYLRDTALSHDDIEKSVIGAIGEMDSHMLPDAKGFTSMIRHLSGVDDAWRQQIREDILNTTSGDFRHFAEAARLVAEHGRSVVLGSEEAIQTSIHEFSKTTIL; encoded by the coding sequence ATGGCTAAAAAGCATGGATTTAGGTTGATCGCGGAACGGGAGGTGCCGGAAATCTCCTCTCGTGCGCTGCTGTATGAGCATGAACGCACTGGCGGGCAAGTGCTTTCGATGGTCAATTCGGATGAAAACAAAGTCTTTGGCATCAGTTTTCGGACCACTCCGGCGGACTCCACGGGCCTGCCGCATATTTTGGAGCATTCGGTGCTTTGCGGCTCGCGCAAATATCCCGTGAAGGAACCGTTCGTGGAGCTGCTCAAGGGGTCATTGCAGACCTTTCTCAATGCCATGACGTTTCCGGATAAGACGTGCTACCCCGTGGCCAGCGCCAATGCCCAGGATTTCTACAATCTCGTGGACGTGTATCTGGACGCGGTGTTCTTCCCCAGACTGACGCGCAACGTATTGCGGCAGGAAGGCTGGCACTACGAGCAGAAAGACGCGGGCGAACCCCTGACATGCAAGGGCGTGGTCTACAACGAGATGAAGGGCGCGTATTCCTCCCCGGACAGCCTGCTCTACGAATATTCGCAGCATGCGGTTTTCCCGGACACGGCCTACAGCCTGGATTCGGGCGGCGACCCCGATGTGATTCCCCAGCTCAGTTTTGAACGCTTCATGGCCTTTCATCGTGAGCATTACCACCCGTCCAACGCGTTCGCATTTTTCTGGGGCAACGACGACCCGGAAAAACGGCTGGCCGTGCTGGATGAATATTTCGACCGTTTCGAGCAGGGCGAACCGGGGCGCATGGTCCGGTTGCAGCCGCCGTTTGCAGCCCCGCAGACCGTGACCCGCCACTATCCGTCCAGCGGCGAAGGCAGGAGCATGGTCACCGTGAACTTCGGCCTGCCCGAAACCAGCGACCCGGACCTGAACCTGGCGCTGAACGTGCTGGAACACCTGCTCATCGGTCTGCCGTCCTCTCCATTGCGCAAGGCGCTGCTGGATTCGGGTCTGGGCGAGGACATTACGGGCGTGGGCCTGGAAACCGACATCCGCCAGATGTATTTTTCCACCGGACTCAAAGGGGTTGCCCTGGAAGATGTGGACAAGGTGGAAGACCTGGTGCTGGATACCTTGCGCCAGATTGTGGAGCAGGGCGCACACCCGCACGACGTGGAAGCCGCGTTGAACAGCGAGGAATTCGCCCTGCGCGAAAACAATACCGGCAACTATCCCCGGGGCATGTCCGCCATGTTCCGTGGCCTGTCCACCTGGCTATACGGCGGCAATCCCGTTGACATCATTGCCTTTGAGGGACCGCTCCTGCGCCTCAAGGAACGTGTCGGCTCGGGCGAGGCCGTGTTTGAAAAAATCATTCAGGAACATTTCCTGGACAATCCGCATCGCGTGACCCTGAAGCTGTTCCCGGATCCGGAATTGGCGGAAAAAGTCCGCCGCAAGGAAAGAGAACGCCTTGAGGACGTGCGCCAAAGCATGACCGAAGAGGAGCAGGCCCGGCTGCGCGACATAGCGGACCATCTGCGCGAACAGCAGAGCAAGCCCGACGACCCGGAAAAGCTGGCCGCCATCCCGCGGCTTTCGCCGTCGGACCTCCCCCCCCGCAACCAGATCATCCCCTTGGAATCCTACGAGCGCGACGAGTCCTGCACGCTGCTGCATGACCTGGATACCTCGGGCATCCTGTACCTGGATCTCGGATTTGACCTCTGCCGTCTGCCCGAACGGCTCCTGCCCTACGTGCCGTTGTTCGGCCGGGCCTTGCTGGAAATGGGTACCGAACACAGCGACTATGTGACCCTGACCAAACGCATCGCCCGCAAAACCGGCGGCATTGAGCCGATGACCTATGCAGCCCCCACGCTGCTGACCGACGCGCCCTGCGTTTCCAAGCTCTTCCTGCGCTGCAAATGCACCGTGGATCGCGCCGACGAATTGTTCAGCATCCTGCTGGAAGTGCTCACACAATGCCGGATGGACAACAAAGACCGCTTCCGCCAGATGGTGCTGGAGGCCAAGGCCCGGGCCGAGCAGCGCATGATCCCCTCGGGACACAACGCCGTGGCCGCCCGTCTGCGGGCCGGAATGCACGAAGCCGGACTCACCAACGAACTGATGCACGGAGTGACCAACCTCTTCTACCTGCGGGAGTTGGCCCAGCGCGTGGAAAACGACTTTCCGGCCGTATTGCGCGACCTGCAGGAAATGCGGGAGCTGCTCTTTTCCCGCAATAATCTGATCATCAACGTCACAGCCAGCGAAGATGATTTCGCGGAGATCATGCCCGGCATCACCTCCCTGACCCGCGCCCTGCCGGATGCCATGAACCCGCGGCTGGAACGGACCCCATGCAGCTATCCCGAACGGGAAGCCCTGATCCTGCCCGCTCAGGTCAATTACGTGGGCAAAGGCGCAAACCTGCGGGAGCTGGGCATGGAGTTCAACGGCGCGGCCAACGCGGTGAGTAAATTCCTGCGGGCCGGATTCCTCTGGGATCAGGTTCGCGTCCTGGGCGGTGCCTACGGCGCGTTCTGCATGTTCGATATCTTCTCCGGTACGCTTTGCTTCGTCTCCTACCGCGATCCGAACCTGGACAACACCTTGCGCGTGTTCGACCATGTCGGCTCCTACCTGCGGGACACCGCCCTGAGCCACGACGACATCGAAAAAAGCGTCATCGGCGCCATCGGAGAAATGGACAGCCACATGCTGCCCGACGCCAAAGGATTCACGTCCATGATCCGGCACCTCTCCGGCGTGGACGACGCCTGGCGACAGCAGATTCGTGAGGATATTCTGAACACCACCAGCGGCGACTTCCGGCATTTCGCCGAGGCCGCGCGCCTCGTGGCAGAACACGGACGCTCCGTGGTGCTCGGCTCCGAAGAAGCAATCCAGACCAGCATCCACGAATTCTCAAAAACCACCATTCTTTAA
- the cysS gene encoding cysteine--tRNA ligase yields the protein MRLYNTLTGNKEEFTPLNGNAVNMYVCGITAYDLCHIGHARSSVVFDVLVRYLRHKEYDVTFIRNFTDIDDKIIKRAAETGMDPAELAAKFIQEFYVDMDRLAVLRADVEPKCTEHIQEMIQLTQRLIDKGHAYAAPNGDVYFKVRSFEGYGKLSGRRIEELESGARIAPGEDKQDPLDFTLWKAAKPGEPSWESPWGPGRPGWHLECSAMSEKYVALPLDIHGGGQDLAFPHHENEIAQSEAATGKPFARYWVHNGFVQINSEKMSKSLGNFFTIRDILAQFHPETLRYFLLTMHYRSPLDFSFDAMEEAEKGLKRVYAALRQIDEESVRSKWSKTPLPEELLQELETIETEWTRSMEDDLNTAGAMGQVFNAVRLAGRLGEDKTLRKSEGARDLWQRIKTDMAAWGKVFGVFERNPAEFLDELRNTRAARKGIDPEQVEQLMAARQDARKAKDFTEADRLREELAALGVEVKDTPKGPVWDA from the coding sequence ATGCGACTGTATAATACCCTCACGGGAAACAAGGAAGAATTCACCCCGCTGAACGGCAATGCCGTAAACATGTACGTCTGCGGCATCACCGCGTATGACCTTTGTCATATCGGACACGCCCGCTCCAGCGTGGTATTCGACGTGCTCGTGCGCTACCTGCGCCATAAAGAATACGATGTCACCTTTATCCGCAACTTTACGGATATTGATGACAAGATCATCAAGCGCGCCGCCGAAACCGGAATGGATCCTGCGGAACTGGCCGCCAAGTTCATCCAGGAGTTCTATGTGGACATGGACCGGCTCGCCGTGCTCCGCGCCGACGTGGAACCCAAATGCACCGAACACATCCAGGAGATGATCCAGCTCACCCAGCGGCTCATCGACAAGGGCCACGCCTATGCCGCGCCCAATGGCGACGTGTACTTCAAGGTGCGTTCCTTCGAAGGATACGGCAAGCTCTCGGGTCGGCGTATCGAAGAACTCGAATCCGGTGCGCGCATCGCTCCCGGGGAAGACAAGCAGGATCCCCTGGACTTCACCCTCTGGAAGGCCGCCAAGCCCGGGGAGCCCTCCTGGGAAAGCCCCTGGGGACCGGGACGGCCCGGCTGGCATCTGGAATGCTCGGCCATGAGCGAAAAATACGTTGCCCTGCCTCTGGATATCCACGGTGGCGGACAGGATTTGGCCTTCCCGCATCATGAAAATGAGATCGCCCAGTCCGAGGCCGCCACAGGCAAACCCTTTGCCCGCTACTGGGTCCACAACGGATTCGTGCAGATCAATTCCGAAAAAATGTCCAAATCCCTGGGCAATTTTTTCACCATTCGGGACATCCTGGCCCAGTTCCACCCCGAGACCCTGCGCTACTTCCTGCTGACCATGCACTATCGCAGTCCCTTGGACTTCTCGTTTGATGCCATGGAAGAGGCGGAAAAAGGTCTCAAACGGGTCTACGCGGCCCTGCGGCAAATCGACGAGGAATCGGTCCGCTCCAAATGGTCCAAAACTCCGCTCCCCGAAGAGCTGCTTCAGGAGCTGGAAACCATTGAAACCGAATGGACCAGAAGCATGGAAGATGATCTGAACACCGCCGGAGCCATGGGACAGGTCTTTAACGCCGTGCGGCTGGCCGGTCGTCTGGGCGAGGATAAAACCCTGCGGAAATCCGAAGGCGCACGCGACCTCTGGCAGCGCATCAAAACCGATATGGCCGCCTGGGGCAAGGTGTTCGGCGTGTTCGAGCGCAATCCCGCCGAGTTCCTCGATGAATTGCGCAACACCCGCGCCGCCCGCAAAGGCATTGATCCAGAGCAGGTGGAACAACTCATGGCCGCCCGACAAGACGCCCGGAAAGCCAAAGACTTCACCGAAGCCGACCGCCTGCGCGAGGAACTCGCCGCACTCGGCGTGGAAGTGAAAGATACACCCAAAGGTCCGGTCTGGGACGCCTGA
- the ispD gene encoding 2-C-methyl-D-erythritol 4-phosphate cytidylyltransferase, whose amino-acid sequence MSASPETWAVLLAAGSGTRLAEATEGRRKQFLPLDGAPLYWRSARTLAALPALRGLVFVFPESELEQREAELREWMQRVPLGLPWQAVPGGKRRQDSVRHGLRALPRECGRVLVHDAARPFASPALILRVLNALEQGASGVVPGLAVTDTIKSVDCAEQVLTTLDRAALRAVQTPQGFDRSVLETAHEQALTHEWDVTDDASMVERLAEQTPHAAPGGVVVVPGEEINMKITTPADLERLRPQQPRQAVTGFGYDVHRYAGETDTGPVRSMVLGGVPIPQAPGVLAHSDGDVLLHALTDAILGCCGGGDIGDHFPDNAEENENRSSAVFVKEAQALARQRGTRIVSVDLTVIAQIPRLGPHKEHLRENVARLLELPMACVNIKATTEEHLGFTGEKRGIKAVALVSALRDADCMQ is encoded by the coding sequence GTGAGCGCAAGCCCGGAAACATGGGCCGTGCTGCTGGCCGCCGGTAGCGGAACCCGCTTGGCCGAGGCCACCGAGGGGCGGCGTAAACAATTTCTGCCCCTGGACGGCGCGCCCCTGTATTGGCGCTCCGCACGGACTCTCGCGGCCCTGCCCGCGCTGCGCGGACTGGTGTTCGTGTTCCCCGAATCCGAACTGGAACAACGTGAGGCCGAGCTGCGGGAATGGATGCAGCGTGTTCCCCTGGGCCTGCCCTGGCAGGCAGTTCCCGGCGGAAAACGCCGTCAGGATTCCGTGCGACACGGCCTGCGCGCTCTGCCTCGGGAGTGCGGTCGCGTACTCGTACACGACGCGGCCCGGCCCTTTGCCTCACCCGCGCTGATTCTCCGCGTGCTCAATGCCCTGGAACAAGGAGCGTCGGGCGTTGTGCCGGGGCTGGCTGTAACCGACACCATCAAAAGCGTGGATTGCGCCGAACAGGTGCTGACGACCCTGGACCGCGCCGCGCTCCGCGCCGTGCAGACGCCGCAGGGCTTTGACCGGAGCGTGCTGGAAACGGCGCACGAACAGGCGTTGACCCACGAATGGGACGTGACCGACGACGCATCCATGGTGGAACGGCTCGCGGAACAAACCCCGCACGCCGCACCGGGCGGTGTGGTTGTGGTGCCGGGCGAGGAAATCAATATGAAGATCACCACCCCCGCGGACCTGGAACGGCTGCGCCCCCAGCAGCCCAGGCAGGCCGTCACCGGCTTCGGCTACGACGTACACCGCTATGCCGGGGAAACCGACACTGGTCCGGTTCGCTCCATGGTCCTGGGCGGCGTGCCCATCCCCCAAGCGCCGGGCGTTTTGGCCCACTCCGACGGGGATGTGCTGCTGCACGCGCTTACCGACGCCATTTTGGGGTGTTGCGGCGGCGGGGACATCGGGGACCACTTCCCGGACAATGCCGAAGAAAACGAAAACCGCAGCAGCGCCGTATTCGTAAAGGAAGCCCAGGCGCTGGCCCGCCAACGCGGAACGCGCATTGTTTCCGTGGATCTGACCGTCATCGCCCAGATTCCCCGGCTCGGCCCGCATAAGGAACACCTGCGCGAAAACGTGGCCAGGCTGTTGGAATTGCCCATGGCCTGCGTGAACATCAAGGCCACGACCGAAGAACATCTCGGCTTTACAGGGGAAAAACGCGGTATTAAAGCTGTTGCCCTGGTCAGCGCCCTGCGCGACGCCGATTGCATGCAGTAA
- a CDS encoding zinc ribbon domain-containing protein has translation MYQKQIEQLVILQSVDDEIIGLREELEAAPRELADLEQRLESFNTRVQEIDEKVETLGEKQKRLDFEIEEDAGKVKKSKNKLMMASNTKEYHAMMREMDSLEKLNRMREEERVTVVEELAAQQDAKTELDKEMGELREQCEEKRATLQERVQKTEKRLESLDKKRKKAGKVVPDPILGRYEFIRSRLSHPVIVPVTEGVCGGCNIMIPPQIYNELQKGKQILSCPNCQRLIYWVEHTPESLREAE, from the coding sequence ATGTATCAGAAACAGATCGAACAATTGGTGATTTTGCAGAGCGTGGACGACGAGATCATCGGCCTGCGCGAGGAGCTGGAAGCGGCCCCGCGTGAGCTTGCGGATCTTGAACAGCGCCTGGAGTCCTTCAATACCCGTGTGCAGGAAATCGACGAAAAGGTCGAAACCCTGGGGGAAAAACAAAAGCGCCTTGATTTTGAAATCGAGGAGGACGCCGGCAAGGTCAAAAAGAGCAAGAACAAGCTCATGATGGCCAGCAACACCAAAGAATATCACGCCATGATGCGCGAGATGGACAGCTTGGAAAAACTCAACCGCATGCGCGAGGAAGAGCGCGTCACCGTGGTGGAGGAGCTGGCCGCGCAACAGGACGCCAAAACCGAGTTGGACAAGGAAATGGGCGAACTGCGCGAGCAGTGCGAAGAAAAGCGGGCCACCCTGCAGGAACGCGTGCAAAAAACGGAAAAACGCCTTGAATCCTTGGATAAAAAGAGGAAAAAGGCGGGCAAGGTCGTGCCTGATCCCATCCTGGGCCGCTATGAGTTCATCCGTTCCCGCCTGTCCCATCCCGTGATCGTTCCGGTCACCGAGGGCGTGTGCGGCGGCTGCAACATCATGATTCCTCCCCAGATTTACAACGAGCTGCAAAAGGGCAAGCAGATTCTCTCCTGCCCCAACTGCCAGCGCCTGATCTATTGGGTGGAGCACACCCCGGAATCGTTGCGCGAGGCTGAGTAG
- a CDS encoding Nif3-like dinuclear metal center hexameric protein, whose amino-acid sequence MKIKEIIATLQALAPERYAAPWDNSGIQLAGTRHQARRLAVCLDPLPEQLALAVEWDADFVLSHHPLYMKPTAPVTDGPYLRALRTLLPSGAWLYAAHTSLDSSPRGTACWLGDELGLEDRQVLEPGNQFDSVSVSFFLQEDLDGDLADELADLDGVFGVAQEGTGEVRILCHGAAWENVRARLDRALDQGGMERTAYFRTRLAAPCETVGFGESGRLPGKLPYEQFTALLGGLVGRDQWNEIGPRPENVRRVAYLPGSGASALDAALRSGADVFITGDVKYHAALDAVQAGLHVLDVGHFCLEEEMMRRFAGRLEQELEGVEIRFLPGVDPLQSRVAR is encoded by the coding sequence ATGAAAATAAAAGAAATAATAGCTACTTTGCAAGCCCTGGCTCCGGAGCGGTACGCCGCCCCCTGGGACAACAGCGGCATCCAGCTGGCCGGAACCCGGCACCAGGCCCGACGACTGGCCGTGTGCCTGGATCCGCTGCCGGAACAATTGGCCCTGGCCGTGGAATGGGACGCGGATTTCGTGCTCTCCCACCATCCGCTCTACATGAAGCCCACAGCCCCGGTTACGGACGGTCCCTACCTGCGCGCCCTGCGCACCCTGCTGCCTTCCGGGGCTTGGCTCTACGCCGCTCACACCTCCCTGGATTCCAGCCCCCGCGGCACAGCCTGCTGGCTGGGCGACGAATTGGGCCTGGAGGACCGGCAAGTGTTGGAGCCGGGCAATCAGTTCGACTCGGTTTCCGTCTCCTTCTTTCTTCAGGAGGATCTGGACGGCGACCTCGCGGATGAACTGGCCGATTTGGACGGCGTGTTCGGCGTGGCCCAGGAAGGCACGGGCGAAGTGCGCATCCTCTGCCACGGCGCGGCCTGGGAGAACGTGCGCGCCCGCCTGGACCGCGCTTTGGACCAGGGCGGAATGGAGCGCACCGCCTATTTCCGCACCCGTTTGGCCGCCCCCTGCGAAACCGTGGGCTTTGGCGAAAGCGGCCGGTTGCCGGGCAAGCTGCCCTATGAACAGTTCACCGCCCTGCTCGGCGGACTCGTGGGCCGGGATCAGTGGAACGAGATCGGTCCCCGGCCGGAAAACGTGCGCCGCGTGGCCTATCTGCCGGGATCCGGGGCGTCGGCCCTGGACGCGGCCCTTCGTTCCGGGGCGGACGTCTTCATCACCGGAGACGTGAAATATCATGCGGCCTTGGACGCAGTGCAGGCCGGATTGCATGTGCTGGATGTGGGACATTTCTGCCTGGAAGAGGAAATGATGCGCCGCTTTGCCGGACGGCTGGAACAGGAGCTGGAAGGCGTGGAAATTCGTTTTCTTCCGGGCGTGGATCCGTTGCAAAGCCGCGTCGCCCGATGA
- the rfaE2 gene encoding D-glycero-beta-D-manno-heptose 1-phosphate adenylyltransferase, whose protein sequence is MTPMLPPNPKLFTVDTFAPLREQLPEQRRLVFTNGCFDILHPGHVDLLTRARALGDALVLGLNSDDSVRRLNKGPERPLNRQEERAFVLAGLTCVDYVIIFDEDTPLELIRAVRPHVLVKGGDWPVESIVGRDVVQALGGEVCSLPLLSGYSTTGLVRRIRG, encoded by the coding sequence ATGACTCCGATGCTCCCCCCCAATCCCAAACTGTTCACAGTGGACACCTTTGCTCCGCTGCGCGAACAACTGCCGGAACAGCGTCGTCTGGTCTTCACCAACGGATGCTTCGACATCCTGCACCCCGGCCACGTGGATCTGCTGACGCGCGCCCGCGCCCTGGGCGACGCCCTGGTGCTGGGGCTGAACTCCGACGACTCGGTGCGGCGGCTGAACAAAGGGCCGGAACGCCCGTTGAACCGCCAGGAAGAACGCGCCTTCGTGCTGGCGGGCCTGACCTGCGTGGATTACGTGATCATTTTTGACGAGGACACGCCCCTGGAACTGATCCGGGCGGTGCGGCCGCATGTGCTGGTCAAGGGCGGGGATTGGCCCGTGGAATCCATCGTGGGGCGGGACGTGGTCCAGGCCTTGGGCGGCGAGGTGTGCAGCCTGCCGCTGCTGTCCGGATATTCCACCACGGGGCTGGTGCGCCGCATCCGGGGGTGA
- a CDS encoding YkgJ family cysteine cluster protein — MNDESREFLQNMPQLKPGETFQFRCHPGVDCFNACCSDLNLMLTPYDALRLRRALGKSSREFIHAHCLVAAGQDLGFPMVRLRMLDDDRQSCPFVRPEGCSVYPDRPGACRTYPLGRASMLDDDGNLVEHFFIVQEPHCNGFKEKSHWSSGEWLQDQGLEEYNEANDRYMRLMNRWKGQGRSLDERQANMAFLALYQPDDFRRFITDMRMFDRVNVDEERQRAIMEDEEAALAFGLDWLELILMGDCPGLEKK; from the coding sequence ATGAATGACGAGAGCCGGGAATTTTTGCAAAACATGCCCCAGCTGAAGCCGGGGGAAACATTTCAGTTTCGCTGTCATCCGGGCGTGGACTGTTTCAATGCCTGTTGCAGCGACCTGAACCTCATGCTCACCCCCTATGACGCCCTGCGCCTGCGTCGCGCCCTGGGCAAATCCAGCCGTGAATTCATCCACGCCCACTGCCTTGTGGCGGCCGGGCAGGATCTGGGCTTCCCCATGGTCCGGCTGCGCATGCTGGATGACGACCGGCAGAGCTGTCCCTTTGTGCGGCCCGAAGGCTGCTCCGTGTACCCGGACCGGCCCGGCGCCTGCCGCACCTATCCTCTGGGCCGCGCCTCCATGCTGGATGACGACGGCAACCTGGTGGAACATTTTTTCATTGTTCAGGAACCGCACTGCAACGGTTTTAAGGAAAAAAGCCACTGGTCGTCCGGGGAGTGGCTCCAGGATCAGGGGCTGGAGGAATACAACGAAGCCAACGACCGCTACATGCGGCTCATGAATCGCTGGAAGGGTCAGGGCCGTTCCCTGGATGAACGTCAGGCCAACATGGCCTTTTTGGCGCTCTACCAGCCCGACGATTTCCGCCGCTTCATCACGGACATGCGCATGTTCGACCGTGTGAACGTGGACGAGGAGCGCCAACGCGCCATCATGGAGGATGAAGAAGCGGCCCTGGCCTTTGGCCTGGACTGGCTGGAACTGATCCTCATGGGCGACTGCCCGGGCCTGGAAAAAAAATGA